GCAGATCGTTTAAAGCTGTGGCTATTGAAGACAAGGTAGGATGTTGCATACTGTCTGCATTTAAGAGTATCTTTCAAACATGGtctatttttaaacaggaagGCATGCTGCATGGGTGAAATGAATAACAAAGGGGAAATGCTTCTCATTTTCCTATTGACACCGATTTGGGACTTCCTACCAGtttaagaaaagcttttgtaCGTATTCTACACAAACACGCAATTGGAACTCCATGTGAAGCTAAACATAAATCACGGCAGTAATTCTATATGTGTTATCCTCTGCTTTAAATTTATCTGCTTGTGAAATCTGATTGTCTGTAGGATTAACCACATTACTGATTATAAGCCGTGATACGTTTACAGGATCAGATCCCACAACATGGGATGGATATCTTACGCTGTGTGGTTCTAGAAAATGTAGGTGGGAAATCTGTGGGTTTAGGATGAAGGGAAAGTGTGATTACTGAATAAATGACAATGGGTTTGTCTAGAAGAAGTAAGGTTGTATCCATTTGCATATGTACCACTTTAGTTTAAGACGACCGTTACATGAACTTGTTCAGGGAGGTTAAAAGGGCTTGTTTGTGAGATTTAATTCTTGTGCAGTAGAAATACTCCAAAGGTTTTACCTTGTCTGGACCTTCAAAGGTCCTTTATTATTGATTCATGTTCAATGATCAGGGGTGTCAGGGAGTACCTCTGAACCGTGGAAAATTCAGAATTACTTTTGCCCCCAGGAAAGCCTAGGGGATGTACAAAAGACAACAGAAACTGTGCTTTTCTCAGGTTCACCACAAATTGCTTTGCAACTTTGCAGGACGCTTCAGGCATGTGTAGAGATAAAACCTCTAAACACCAAAAGATCCTTTGATTATTTGTACATTGTTGGAGCAGCTTACCTCTTCTGAATATCTTACATTATTATAAAGAATCGGTTATCCTAAAAATATGGTGGCGCTTATAGCATTCCAAACCTTCTTAATAAAGAAGCTAATAAGCTATGCTCTCAACATTGTATTCTGACAAGTCAGGTTATTcaccccttccttctcctgatAAAAGGTATTTGTCAACCTGAATTCTTCCTACAGGTTTGAGCTAAaccaagtgtttttttgttgttttttttttttttttttttgcgcgcgtgtgtgtgtgttaagtATTGTTTGCACAGTTGTGCTACTCTAAGTTTCTTCCAGGCTGGGTGAAGGGAGTGAAAGGGAAAGTGGTAAACACCACAGAAGAGgatagaagaggaagaaggctAGGACAAACTAGCTCTTTGGCACTGACAGGTTCCTAACTGGTATGGATGGAGAACATTTACCCAAATAAATTTGCTGCTcctaccaccaaaaaaaaaccccactgaGTCCCCCACCTGTGAAATTCAGATGAAATTATACTTTTACTGTAGCCTTAAGGTGGGAGTTGCGGCCAGATACCTTGTCCATACTTTAGTTAACCAATCTTTAAAGATTTCACAGTAGAATTTAAAGAAGAGACTGAAGAATCTCTCTTGGAAGTAAGAATAGTATCAAACTCACCTATATAAAGTAAATGGGTTTTCCTTGACATAGAAATTATAATACAGCTGTGGTGCTACATATCCAAAGAAGTTATATTCATACTCTTTTCTCCTGTTGGAACACATTTCTTTGTCTTGTGTGTTCCCTAGAAGTGGTGTTAATGTAAAACTCTCATTCTGTTTGGGCTTCAAGTTGTGAAGAATTTTGAGTCAAAGGCTTTGCACTATTCCTCTATTCAGACAAAGGCTTAAAGTAATAACCTGAAGGCTGATTATCCTAAAACTCAGTTGCTAAAGAATTTGTTTGAATGCTGGGttattaattttacattttaggAACTGGTACTtcggagaaaagaaaattaaaagtgcCAACAATGAAGCAGAAAACCATTCTTATTTTGCAGGTATCAAAGTCTTTGCAGTCCTTTTGTATTTTCCTGGTGGTATTGCATTCTAAGGTCTTTTGTAGGGTACAAAACTTGTCTTGTAAATGTTAgtatttttcctcctgtctgATCGTATTCAGTAGGCAAAACAGGACATGTAAAATCTGAAGTCTTTCCGCCCTGTGTTGTGTAAGGGTATCAATGTGATGTACTACATGTATCCATCTATTTCATGGAGTTGATCTGAGTGTGCCTAGTTTGTACTGGTGTGTGGAACAACAGTGGTATAGCTTTCACTTGATTCAAATGAATGGATTTAGAACAACTTCctaggaggaaaaagaaaccattGATTAGTCTgctcctacaaaaaaaaaatccctgcagtTAGACTGAATAGAAAAATTCTGTGAcccaaactggaaaaaaatacgGCAAAATTAGTTATTGCGTGTAGCACTGTGAAATACTGAATATAAAGGTGCAGTTAAACAGCAATTGCCAATACATACATGTGTTTATGCTTTCTGTTAAGACCCATACGTGATATCAAAGgcacaaaaatagaaaaatacctTCCTTAGTGGATGCTGGTCTGTCAAAAATTGTAGTAATAttctggggggaaaagaaataaagtacatGTTTACTTGTTTACTTTGCCTATCAATTTAACTGTCACTTCTCTTCTGGTAGAAATCAGAAGAACGTGAATGtctgtttaaatgtttaatatgcctgataaaacatttctttataaGTCTCTTTCTTTGTTAAATTAGAATCAACTCAGGTTCGCAGTCCAAAGCCTGAATCCATCCAGTTCAGTGTGGGACAGGTGATAGTTCACAAAAGACTTGGTTATTCGGGAGTCATTGTTGGATGGGATGTAAAAGCTAAAGCTCCAGAAGAATGGCTACAACACAAATATCCTCCAGCAAAACAGGTTTGACTGTATTAAACTCTTATTTTATCAATGCATACACACAATAACACAGGTTAAAAAACCTCTAACAGTGCTATGGACTTCCTGCTAACCTAACAGGGAATACTTGATCCCCGATCACCTGTGCAGCTGAGAGAAAGCtctgtttgtttgctctctCTGTTGTCACAGAagagctttgcttttccagcacgGATTGGTTAAACTTCACCGGTCAGGGTTGTACTAGATGTCTCTCGAATTAAACTTAATATGCAGTGTTGCATTTAAAGCAGCAGTGTCAACCTATAATGTTAGAGCAAATTTCTCATGGTGTGTTACTGAAGTTGAAAAGCTTTTAAGTATCAGATCTGATCTTCCAGCATAGGTTCAATTGGTAACATCTTCACTGCACCTAAGGAGTACAAGTAAGCCTTTGTGTTTAAACAATTTCAGATAGAGAAAGCTGTGTTTTGGGGCATCTGGACAGTTGGAATATAAATCTACTTAACAATGTGTTTTTGCTAGGATTCTTGAAGCTTTTGAAATTCTCTAGCCACAGTCCTTGTTGCATTTGAAAACCAGATGCTAAATCTTTGTTGACAGTGCTGGTCTGATAATACAGTGCTACATACCCTGTGGGTTGGCCGCTGACGTGCTGCCTAAGTGGCAGGAAGGCACTAATCAGTAAGCCAAAGAggactgaaaataagaaaaaatgagaagctCTGCCTGTAGACGAGAATCCATGTTCAGCTGGGAGCAGACATTCAGTACTGTTTGTTGCATTTTGTCCCTTCCCCACTGCAATTTTATCCGCCTGCTATTCATCTTTGGCTTCGAAAACACCTGTGGCCTtgcttcttcccctctttttttctcctctcggTGGCATTGTCACCAACTGCACACCTATGCATTCCCCATCAGGCATTCTGAATCTTTTTATGTAtcttatattttaatgttttcccaATGATATCTTGTGTTCATCTTTATGGTTTTAAATTCAATATTGATACTATAgttaaaagtgtattttttttaataattattttaaacttccctttgctttttcatgttttgtacATCAGCTACGCAAAATGTCCTCTGACCTTTAAGAGGCAGCTGCTAAGCTTGGTCATTGCAACCCCCCCGGCATTATTAGCCAGGCTTTCAGCCCAGCCTTTCTCTGCCTTGCAGTTCATCACCACATCGCTGAGCAGAGGCCACTGCCTGTCACGTTGATCAATACTAACTGCTGCATAAACTCCATTTATCTGCCCGTATTCATCCATCACTTTTTCGTGTTTAGATTGTGGGTTACTTTTGATGGGAATATTTATGGGCAGCAGTCAGCACAGTGGGACCCTGGCCTGTGACTGGGGTTTATAGGCACTACAAAAATAATCATAAGCTACACTTCTTTCTTGGCTGGAGGACCTTTAGATATACGTGGTAGTTGCCTCAGCTTTATCCAGGATTAAGATTGAGGCTGTAAGAGGTGGCATTATGCTCTGAATTTGCTCCTTTCTCTCCGGTGTCACCAGTTGTGAAGGTAGAAGGGGGACTAACAAACTGTTGTGGGACCTATCTACAAAAAGCAGGGATATTCTAAGTCATATTTTTTGCAAGATATACGAACAAAAAGGTTACTTAATATCTTGGCTCTTAAAATCAAAAAAGATTTGAGAAGAAGAACTTCACATGTTACAGTGTTGATTGCTTTATACTTATTTTTCCAAACTGATGTTGGTACgatcataaaaataaacctgcTGTACGTATACATTGAGAGGTTTTAGGCCCTGTAAGTCTAGTGAGAGTTAACTGATTATATAATGTAGTCTTTAGTCGTCATCTCCTCTCGAggctatttattttccttctatttttacAGGATGCAAAAGATACTCCTCACTATCGAATTCTAATTAACAAAGCAAATGGATTTGGCAAATCTACCGCTTACATTCCTGAGGAAGAGATAACGATTATTATGGGATTAGAggtagtatttatttttattccgTTGCAACTTGCTTGTTATCCTCTGTGTTTAAAAGTTGGCTGACCTTTGGCTTAATGGATGCTATTTATTTCACAAAGGTAGTGAAACTAATAAAGAAAGCACACGCACAAACTATTGCTGTACTttcaaatatatgtttttaGAAGGTGATAAATGACTCAAGCCATGTGCTGTCTACTTAAAAGTATCCAACTGCCtaatttttcctttgcctttaaGTCCCTTAGCATTTTGGTTTCTGTTATGTACAGGCTGTTGCAGACTTGGACTTTTGTTTTAGGATTTCACTGACCAATCAAAGTTGGGCAACTCCTTTCATCCCTTTCTACTGGATCTAGCAAAACACACTGGTTTCACAATTCCACTCTGAAAAATctccttttgctcttttttcaaaaagcttttgctCAGTTGCTGCCCAGACTGAATAATGTCTCCCTTCTTTAACTGCAAAACTCTCTGTGAGCCTAAAATTCTGTTTAGTGTATCACGGTCTTGGTCGCTTTTGATTTCTAGCTTACACAAGGCGCACCTGATTCTTCAACTAGTCAGAGGCTCTGATCCAGAAGGCAGCCTTCcttaaaacatttctgctcTAGCCAGTGACTGTAACATAAAGTGTGCTAACGTGCCTGAACAAAGGAGTAGGAACTATGCTAACCCAGATACGTGACATAAGGATTTAAAATCGGGTTCTGAGCCCTCTGACTCATGTCTGAAAAATGCACCTTTTATTATATCAGTCAGTTGCCTACCTTTGGTGACCTTTACAGTCCATGGGGAGAAACAAATACCTCACCACAAACATTTACCTTGTGAAAGCTAGCCTTTAAGTTATCAGATCGCTTTATTGACCCACATGAGAAGCTTACTCTTCCCACAGACCGTTAGGGCAACTGATGGTAACAAGCTCACAAATTTAGAGTTGAAAACTGTCTAGGTGAGATTAATTACAGATGATGAGTCATGCCGACACCTCAATTTCAAAAAGGTCTGCGGATTGCCTTCCCACAGCCTTTCCTCCAGCCTAATCGTCAGTTATTTCCTAAAGAGTTGAGGCTgacaagaaaatgtttcaacTTGCCCTAACCATTTCCCAGTTCACAGATCTAACCCACTCACTGTAGGCTTTCCAGATCATAACAAAGCACGTAACTTGGGTTGTGCTTTGTGGAGTTGGATCTTCAAGTTAGACACTGTGGTACAGAAGACCATCAACTTGGTCTGTCTTCACAATTTCCTTGACTACTTTAGTGTTCCTGCTGTCTGCTTAGTTGGATTAGATAACtgatccagctgaaaaaaataacaagaagctGTACCAGCCACAAAGGAGTGGAAACTACTTCAATAAGAAACAGCGCTGAGGTGAAATCATCAACCCTGGTATAGACCTAGCCAGTAACATCTCAGGAGATGTGTTCAACATCTGCAGGACACTGACAGTCTGAGAAAGCCACTGTTCTTATGCCATAAATTACAGTAAAGTGTGGAAAATCCCACTGAAAGTGTATCTAGGTACACAATGCATTTACACTAATCAGGAGTCTTCAAAAACTTAACTCTAGTAACTTAAATCATTAAA
This genomic stretch from Anser cygnoides isolate HZ-2024a breed goose chromosome 3, Taihu_goose_T2T_genome, whole genome shotgun sequence harbors:
- the LOC106047531 gene encoding F-box only protein 21-like isoform X2, with the translated sequence MPHINAAAALQFCMLLSALPAQYFLSQWYGTDSAQRIQITERLIACGSSFTKSYLSVDAWADRLKLWLLKTRNWYFGEKKIKSANNEAENHSYFAESTQVRSPKPESIQFSVGQVIVHKRLGYSGVIVGWDVKAKAPEEWLQHKYPPAKQDAKDTPHYRILINKANGFGKSTAYIPEEEITIIMGLEVHHPDMKAYFSGYDGSKYIMQPWLKKIYPHD
- the LOC106047531 gene encoding F-box only protein 21-like isoform X1, whose translation is MPHINAAAALQFCMLLSALPAQYFLSQWYGTDSAQRIQITERLLIACGSSFTKSYLSVDAWADRLKLWLLKTRNWYFGEKKIKSANNEAENHSYFAESTQVRSPKPESIQFSVGQVIVHKRLGYSGVIVGWDVKAKAPEEWLQHKYPPAKQDAKDTPHYRILINKANGFGKSTAYIPEEEITIIMGLEVHHPDMKAYFSGYDGSKYIMQPWLKKIYPHD